A single genomic interval of Rosistilla ulvae harbors:
- a CDS encoding AI-2E family transporter produces the protein MSKAKTSLFALLLIALVLATAGLLVPTLNVSLLILAGLLFGVFVHAISAWSAKKLSLSYRTTYLVVVALMLVAIGLGIFQLGSQVADRADELWSQLQSAAQTANEQLEQHAWAQKHLPDVSDIEEQLTQSSSDILPAVLQRLQSLGWGMTAALVIFFIGLYAAYDPDLYRDGLVKLMPPEKRDRTQKVLDRMNGSLQRWIVARFVSMAIVGIATAIGMWAFGIPMPITLGVLAALLTFIPNIGPLLAAVPQMLLAVNVGTQMVLYVLLFNFVLQTLESYLITPIVQQREVSLPPVLTIAAQLLMGVVVGILGVMLAAPMVVVAMVFVKTLYIDARQQEPEASAAHS, from the coding sequence ATGTCCAAAGCCAAAACCTCCCTATTTGCTCTGCTGCTGATCGCCCTCGTCTTGGCGACGGCAGGTCTGTTGGTCCCAACACTGAATGTCAGCCTGCTAATACTCGCAGGTTTGTTGTTTGGAGTCTTCGTGCATGCGATCAGCGCCTGGTCGGCGAAAAAGCTATCGCTCTCCTACCGCACCACCTATCTCGTGGTCGTTGCCCTGATGCTGGTCGCCATCGGGCTGGGCATCTTCCAATTGGGATCTCAGGTGGCCGATCGAGCCGATGAACTGTGGAGCCAATTGCAGTCGGCGGCGCAAACGGCAAACGAGCAATTGGAGCAACACGCTTGGGCGCAGAAGCATCTGCCCGACGTATCGGATATCGAAGAACAACTGACTCAGTCGAGCAGCGACATCCTGCCGGCGGTGCTTCAGCGGTTGCAGTCGTTGGGGTGGGGAATGACCGCGGCGTTGGTGATCTTCTTTATCGGATTGTACGCCGCTTACGATCCCGATCTCTATCGCGACGGCCTCGTGAAATTGATGCCACCAGAGAAACGGGATCGCACGCAGAAGGTTCTCGATCGGATGAACGGTTCGTTGCAACGCTGGATCGTCGCCCGGTTTGTCTCGATGGCGATCGTCGGAATCGCCACGGCGATCGGAATGTGGGCGTTTGGAATTCCGATGCCGATCACACTCGGCGTGCTCGCAGCGCTGCTGACCTTTATTCCCAATATCGGTCCCCTGTTGGCCGCCGTTCCGCAAATGCTGTTGGCTGTGAATGTCGGCACGCAGATGGTGCTGTATGTCTTGCTGTTCAATTTCGTGTTGCAGACACTGGAGAGTTATCTCATCACGCCGATCGTGCAACAGCGGGAGGTCTCGTTGCCGCCGGTCCTGACCATTGCAGCTCAGTTGTTGATGGGTGTTGTCGTCGGGATCCTCGGCGTGATGCTCGCCGCACCGATGGTCGTGGTTGCGATGGTGTTTGTGAAAACGCTGTACATCGACGCTCGGCAGCAAGAGCCCGAAGCATCGGCTGCGCATTCGTAG
- a CDS encoding bifunctional aminoglycoside phosphotransferase/ATP-binding protein produces MHSPPKRAHHGDGIMQDESPKTNTDLIDALRSADVYNDASGPPQEIQTHISYLFLTDAHVYKLKKPVDFGFLDYSTVAKRHAACEAEVELNRRMAANIYRGVLPVGRDHDGKWRIGGEVPPVDWLVAMRRLPEERCLTQMIQRKDWGDQDVAPIVDMLTTFYRQLPSVEMPTYRDCYRQHVLDNGKELRDAKHQLPPTVVQRVQAAQLQFMFLRGDALLQQRVADGHIVEGHGDLRAEHIYLTDPPVAIDCIEFSRELRLVDTADELSFFAMTCDDAGVHELGEAVLRRCCQALGDVPDPLLVAFYRCYRACVRAKVEALRSDQTTEASGADSQPGAMRLIELADRYAQQLGSPTAVIVRGLSGTGKTTVAKALAEKMGAVHLSTDALRKANSPDDDVNYDAQSRQHVYSEMFDQAIEHLQNRVPVVVDGTFLQADLLREAQQRLAAAGDKVVVATCVCPEEVAIDRIRHRQRRSDSLSDADETVYRQQVAQADRVSLSMAGIKVDTTADMPAILEEIRRGLV; encoded by the coding sequence ATGCATTCCCCACCGAAGCGAGCCCACCATGGAGACGGCATCATGCAGGATGAATCGCCAAAAACCAACACCGACCTGATCGACGCATTGCGGTCGGCCGATGTTTACAACGACGCCAGCGGGCCGCCGCAAGAGATCCAAACGCACATCTCGTATCTGTTTTTAACCGACGCGCATGTCTACAAATTGAAGAAGCCGGTCGACTTCGGATTCTTGGATTATTCGACGGTTGCCAAGCGGCATGCAGCGTGTGAGGCCGAGGTCGAACTAAACCGCCGGATGGCGGCGAACATCTATCGGGGCGTTCTTCCGGTCGGCCGAGATCACGACGGGAAGTGGAGGATCGGCGGCGAGGTCCCTCCCGTCGATTGGTTGGTTGCGATGCGGCGGCTGCCCGAAGAACGTTGCCTGACGCAGATGATCCAACGAAAGGATTGGGGTGATCAAGACGTCGCACCGATCGTGGATATGTTAACCACGTTCTACCGCCAGTTGCCGTCGGTCGAGATGCCAACGTATCGCGATTGTTATCGTCAGCATGTGCTCGACAACGGGAAAGAGCTACGCGATGCAAAACATCAATTGCCGCCAACCGTGGTCCAACGCGTGCAAGCGGCTCAGCTGCAGTTCATGTTCTTGCGCGGCGATGCGTTGCTGCAGCAGCGCGTTGCCGATGGCCACATCGTCGAAGGGCATGGCGATCTGCGAGCCGAACACATCTACCTGACCGATCCGCCGGTCGCGATCGATTGCATCGAATTCAGCCGCGAGTTGCGGTTGGTCGACACCGCCGATGAATTGAGCTTCTTTGCGATGACATGCGACGATGCGGGTGTCCACGAGTTGGGCGAAGCGGTGCTGCGGCGCTGTTGCCAAGCGTTGGGAGATGTCCCCGATCCGCTGCTGGTGGCTTTCTATCGTTGCTATCGCGCTTGCGTGCGAGCGAAGGTGGAAGCGTTGCGATCCGATCAAACCACGGAGGCGTCGGGAGCCGATTCCCAGCCAGGAGCCATGCGGTTGATCGAGCTGGCTGACCGCTACGCGCAGCAATTGGGAAGCCCAACCGCCGTGATCGTTCGTGGGCTCAGCGGGACCGGAAAGACAACCGTTGCCAAGGCGCTCGCCGAGAAAATGGGAGCGGTCCATCTGTCGACCGATGCGCTGCGGAAGGCAAACTCGCCGGACGATGATGTGAACTACGACGCGCAGTCGCGCCAACACGTCTACAGCGAGATGTTCGACCAGGCGATAGAGCATCTGCAAAACCGAGTTCCCGTCGTCGTCGACGGCACGTTTTTGCAAGCCGATCTATTACGAGAGGCCCAGCAGCGGTTGGCCGCTGCGGGTGACAAGGTCGTCGTCGCGACGTGTGTCTGTCCCGAAGAGGTTGCGATCGACCGGATCCGCCATCGGCAACGCCGCAGTGATTCGTTGTCCGATGCCGACGAAACGGTCTACCGGCAGCAGGTCGCCCAGGCGGATCGGGTCTCTCTCAGCATGGCTGGGATCAAGGTCGATACGACCGCCGACATGCCGGCGATCCTCGAAGAAATTCGCCGCGGCCTCGTGTAA
- a CDS encoding superoxide dismutase family protein has product MMKMRIYSCAALVALAVVGCEEPGDYTTPNAASPTSTDALPVDPITVDPVAVDPATNVPANNNPKTGDPAARVEESTSAVAICELVPIGDSKVRGAVRFTQEGDVVKVRGEVTGLTPGKHGFHVHEKGDLSDKETGKSTGGHFNPTDQPHGKMTDEKRHVGDLGNIEANEEGIAMIKIDDSVISLKGEHSIVGRAIVIHAEADQFTQPTGDAGARVAFGKIENASNQ; this is encoded by the coding sequence ATGATGAAGATGCGAATCTATTCTTGCGCGGCACTGGTTGCACTCGCTGTCGTGGGCTGTGAGGAACCGGGCGACTACACAACGCCCAACGCGGCGAGCCCGACGTCGACCGACGCGTTGCCCGTCGATCCAATAACCGTCGATCCGGTCGCGGTCGATCCGGCGACTAATGTTCCGGCGAACAATAATCCGAAGACTGGCGATCCAGCAGCACGTGTCGAGGAGTCGACGTCAGCTGTTGCGATCTGCGAATTGGTACCGATTGGCGACAGCAAAGTCCGCGGCGCGGTGCGATTCACTCAGGAGGGTGATGTCGTCAAAGTCCGTGGCGAGGTGACCGGGTTAACTCCTGGAAAGCATGGGTTCCACGTCCATGAAAAGGGAGACCTCTCGGACAAGGAGACCGGCAAATCGACTGGCGGTCACTTCAATCCGACCGATCAGCCACACGGAAAGATGACCGATGAAAAACGCCACGTCGGCGATCTTGGCAACATCGAAGCGAATGAAGAGGGGATCGCGATGATCAAAATCGACGATTCGGTGATCTCGTTGAAAGGCGAACATTCGATCGTCGGACGTGCGATCGTGATTCACGCCGAAGCCGACCAGTTCACGCAACCGACCGGCGACGCGGGGGCTCGCGTTGCGTTCGGCAAGATCGAAAACGCTTCAAATCAATGA
- the ahr gene encoding NADPH-dependent aldehyde reductase Ahr: MTTIHAYAATKPGGPFELFDYDAGEVGPDDVEIQVESCGICHSDLSMLDNDWQITQFPFVGGHEVIGRVVALGSHTLGLAEGDLVGLGWTSRSCMHCDECLSGAQNLCRGAQGTITHQHGGFADRVRCHWGWANKIPEGVDAASAGPLLCGGVTVFSPLVQHGLSATARVGVVGIGGLGHMALQFCSAWGCEVTAISRGRSKEQEARKMGADHFVATEEDPKLQTQAGKFDLILNTTSAALPWDAYIAALAPGGVLHTVGAAAKVEASVSPMIMGQKSFSASPTGSIVTTRSMLDFAARHKIAPMTEVYSMSDINEAFEKLRNGSPRYRLVLTA, translated from the coding sequence ATGACCACCATTCACGCTTACGCCGCGACCAAGCCCGGCGGACCCTTCGAGCTTTTTGATTATGACGCCGGGGAGGTTGGGCCGGACGACGTCGAAATCCAAGTGGAGTCGTGCGGCATCTGCCACAGCGATCTCTCGATGCTCGACAACGATTGGCAGATCACTCAGTTCCCGTTCGTCGGTGGACACGAAGTCATCGGCCGAGTCGTGGCATTGGGTTCGCACACACTCGGCTTGGCCGAAGGGGACTTGGTCGGGTTGGGGTGGACCAGTCGCAGTTGCATGCACTGCGACGAATGCTTGTCGGGCGCTCAAAATCTGTGCCGCGGTGCTCAAGGGACGATCACGCATCAACACGGCGGGTTCGCCGATCGCGTGCGTTGCCACTGGGGCTGGGCCAACAAGATTCCCGAAGGAGTCGACGCTGCATCGGCGGGGCCGTTGTTATGTGGTGGCGTGACGGTGTTCAGTCCGCTTGTGCAACATGGCCTGTCGGCGACGGCGCGAGTCGGCGTTGTCGGTATCGGCGGGCTGGGGCATATGGCGCTACAGTTCTGCAGTGCGTGGGGATGCGAGGTCACGGCGATCTCACGCGGACGCAGCAAGGAGCAAGAAGCTCGAAAAATGGGAGCGGATCACTTCGTGGCAACCGAAGAGGATCCGAAGCTTCAAACGCAGGCGGGCAAGTTTGATTTGATCTTGAATACGACCAGCGCTGCGTTGCCGTGGGACGCCTATATCGCCGCGCTCGCTCCGGGTGGAGTGCTGCACACGGTTGGTGCTGCAGCGAAAGTCGAAGCGTCGGTCTCTCCTATGATTATGGGGCAGAAGTCGTTTTCGGCGTCGCCGACCGGCAGCATCGTGACGACGCGTTCGATGTTGGACTTCGCCGCCCGACACAAGATCGCACCGATGACGGAAGTCTATTCGATGAGCGACATCAACGAAGCGTTTGAAAAACTCCGCAACGGATCGCCTCGGTATCGGTTGGTGCTGACCGCCTAG
- a CDS encoding SDR family oxidoreductase — MNQIAVTAASGQLGAEIVRATVEIVRADNVVGLARTPSKAESLGVEIRPGDYESRSDLASSLQGVDTVLLVSGMDAPDKRIGQHRNVIQAAKQAGVRKIVYTSIQGAEEGTAFSPIVQSNRQTEADVRGSGLLWAIGRNGIYIEPDVDYIETYKQRGEIANCAGDALCGYTTRGELAVAYARMLTQSQHDGQTYNLHGEAITQQQLADYLNSAFGTDLKSRGMSVAEYREERIAELGDFLGNVIAGIYEGIRNGAANNKSDFETAAGRPHQSWGDYFGRLAEDEG, encoded by the coding sequence ATGAATCAAATTGCAGTGACGGCAGCCAGCGGTCAGCTGGGGGCGGAAATCGTTCGAGCGACGGTCGAGATCGTCCGCGCGGACAATGTTGTCGGGTTGGCGCGAACGCCCAGCAAAGCGGAATCGCTTGGCGTCGAGATCCGCCCCGGCGATTACGAATCGCGAAGCGACTTGGCAAGCTCTCTGCAAGGAGTCGACACGGTGCTGTTGGTTTCCGGGATGGACGCCCCCGACAAGCGAATCGGTCAGCACCGCAACGTGATCCAGGCGGCCAAACAAGCCGGCGTCCGAAAGATCGTTTACACGAGCATCCAAGGGGCGGAGGAGGGGACCGCCTTCTCACCGATTGTTCAAAGCAATCGCCAGACGGAAGCCGACGTTCGCGGCAGCGGACTGTTGTGGGCGATCGGCCGCAATGGAATCTACATCGAACCGGACGTCGATTACATCGAGACCTATAAGCAGCGAGGCGAGATCGCCAACTGCGCCGGCGACGCCTTGTGCGGCTACACCACGCGCGGCGAATTGGCGGTCGCCTACGCACGGATGCTCACCCAGTCCCAGCACGACGGGCAGACGTATAACCTGCACGGTGAAGCGATCACGCAACAACAGCTAGCAGACTATTTGAATTCCGCTTTCGGAACCGATCTGAAATCCCGCGGGATGTCGGTTGCGGAATATCGCGAAGAACGGATTGCCGAACTCGGTGACTTTCTGGGCAACGTGATCGCTGGGATCTACGAGGGGATCCGCAACGGTGCCGCCAACAACAAAAGCGACTTCGAAACAGCGGCCGGACGACCTCACCAAAGCTGGGGCGACTACTTCGGACGACTTGCCGAAGATGAAGGCTAG
- a CDS encoding serine/threonine protein kinase, whose amino-acid sequence MSSLEPSLLSQIIDDWENATDPPSLDRMLVQIADCSQRDRADALLVDQKYRWARGDSINAEEYLKRCPDIDSDPELRSELVLGEFRARGGATGLREEFVSRFPDLQADVDRQLSVDSGIDAEADLFGTIVGSVSNDLARDTSEFNPAPLSLDDFELQRCLGQGGMGSVFQAIQKSLNKPVAIKMLRTNNAPQKLVDRFLQEARVTASLQHPNIVSVHGVGRCPDGGYFLVMDLVDGQSLQDELSEGPLDVRSAAEIVRDASAAVHYAHTRQLIHRDLKPSNIMRHRDGRVMVVDFGLAKLLADSEHQMTVDGAVLGTPSFMAPEQLESKRGAVSAVTDVFGLGGVLHALLTGRPACQGDSVMQTIAELMSERPIQPPSKLRAEIPSEIDAICLSCLQKEPSQRPATAAAVQQRLADWLKTSEASPGDSRRSTRSRWLAPAAAVAAIVLVGAALFLPSRMSPNSTASIDPTNTAANPALDVPPILADRDVHLTWNLQVAKEPNGVELTPFQSTIKEGDRVRIDVTLEEPRYVYAYWIGSDGTAQWIDSDGPPNHPVSRVSLPSTEGQVFPISGPSGMEICVLVTRSEPLDQPERLVNDFSIEAFPSLPEPRFALVDGQAYQTPATDPSLSENQETSLAMLGGPSRVIGRAESLAAGSAGSVLAKWRSQWPRDVGYVHYLAIPHKDR is encoded by the coding sequence ATGAGTTCGCTTGAGCCATCTCTGCTATCTCAAATCATCGACGATTGGGAGAACGCAACCGATCCGCCGTCGCTTGATCGAATGTTGGTGCAGATCGCCGACTGCTCGCAACGCGACCGCGCCGATGCGCTGTTGGTCGATCAAAAATACCGCTGGGCACGCGGTGATTCGATCAATGCAGAGGAGTACCTCAAGCGTTGCCCCGATATCGATAGCGACCCCGAATTGCGGTCCGAACTGGTACTTGGCGAGTTCCGTGCACGTGGTGGAGCGACCGGGTTGCGAGAGGAATTCGTTAGCCGCTTTCCCGATTTGCAAGCCGATGTGGATCGCCAGTTGTCCGTCGATTCGGGGATCGATGCCGAGGCCGACCTGTTTGGAACGATCGTCGGATCGGTTTCAAACGATTTGGCACGCGACACATCGGAATTCAACCCCGCACCGCTTAGCCTGGATGACTTTGAATTGCAGCGTTGCCTGGGTCAGGGAGGCATGGGATCGGTCTTCCAAGCGATTCAAAAGAGCTTGAACAAGCCTGTCGCGATCAAGATGCTTCGCACGAACAACGCGCCCCAAAAATTGGTCGACCGCTTTTTGCAAGAGGCTCGCGTTACCGCATCGCTGCAACATCCGAACATCGTATCGGTGCATGGGGTCGGTCGTTGTCCCGATGGCGGTTATTTCTTGGTGATGGATTTAGTCGACGGCCAGAGCTTGCAGGATGAGTTGTCGGAGGGGCCTCTAGATGTCCGGTCTGCCGCCGAGATCGTTCGCGACGCATCGGCGGCCGTCCATTACGCGCACACGCGCCAGTTGATCCATCGCGATCTTAAACCCAGCAACATCATGCGGCATCGCGATGGCCGTGTGATGGTTGTCGACTTTGGGTTGGCGAAACTACTGGCCGACAGCGAGCACCAGATGACAGTCGACGGCGCTGTCCTGGGGACACCCAGCTTCATGGCGCCGGAACAGCTGGAATCGAAGCGTGGAGCGGTTTCTGCCGTGACCGACGTCTTTGGTCTCGGCGGTGTCCTGCATGCGCTGCTTACCGGTCGGCCGGCGTGCCAAGGCGATTCCGTCATGCAAACCATTGCCGAACTGATGTCAGAACGGCCGATCCAGCCGCCGTCGAAACTGCGTGCGGAGATCCCATCGGAGATCGATGCGATCTGTTTGTCCTGTTTGCAAAAAGAACCCTCCCAGCGGCCCGCGACAGCTGCCGCGGTCCAGCAGCGTTTGGCGGACTGGCTGAAAACATCCGAGGCATCGCCGGGCGACTCCCGCCGATCGACTCGCTCGCGATGGCTTGCACCGGCGGCCGCAGTCGCCGCGATCGTTCTCGTGGGAGCTGCTTTATTTCTGCCTTCGCGAATGAGCCCGAACTCCACCGCTTCGATCGATCCGACAAACACCGCAGCCAATCCAGCGCTTGACGTTCCGCCGATACTCGCCGATCGCGATGTGCACCTGACCTGGAACCTGCAAGTCGCAAAGGAGCCCAACGGTGTCGAACTAACGCCGTTCCAAAGTACGATCAAGGAGGGTGATCGCGTGCGGATCGATGTCACTCTCGAAGAACCACGCTACGTCTATGCCTATTGGATCGGCAGCGATGGGACAGCGCAATGGATCGATAGCGACGGGCCTCCCAATCATCCGGTCAGCCGCGTATCGCTCCCTTCCACCGAAGGCCAAGTCTTCCCTATCTCCGGCCCATCGGGGATGGAGATCTGTGTGCTGGTCACCCGCAGCGAACCGCTGGACCAACCGGAACGCTTGGTAAATGACTTCTCGATCGAAGCGTTCCCCTCGCTGCCCGAGCCGCGATTTGCGTTGGTCGACGGCCAAGCCTATCAAACGCCCGCCACCGATCCTTCCCTGTCGGAAAACCAAGAGACAAGCTTGGCGATGCTGGGTGGACCGAGCCGCGTGATCGGTCGCGCCGAATCACTCGCGGCCGGATCCGCAGGTAGCGTTCTCGCGAAGTGGCGATCGCAATGGCCGCGCGACGTCGGATACGTTCACTATCTGGCCATTCCACACAAAGATCGTTAG
- a CDS encoding S1C family serine protease, with protein MKKTSWKKNLVLMSLAALMSTSTTSANEEAGKPVSLPVHADQALAALQPGSGPIDLNAKPIPKGLGALLGQASRGPAASVFPKIAPSVVVVRAGGGYGTGFIVDADGWILTNNHVIESAGIDINTASRMAYIHFGDLEDGMMTLNQQATPALVYAASPEKDLAILKLLAVPEGRELKPIVFATKNATPGTDCITIGHPKRGVFWAVRSGEVVGIAKYPHDMIDTVMTQMVMASDAKQSFANALSQSRPRKALLSTCGINPGDSGGPLLNNDGELVAVNFAIPKSEKDSQVNLDKFSYHVHLDEVKEFTANRPEKSEVFQPNYWPPAATSDFLDVDDDDVYETWRFSIDDETPFTGVVVDLDSDTPANFIEDYKAGKQDRKQFECEFALAVIPNNRVFYDRDNDGEFDLILTDVDENGTSDLTIAKTINGWERLELNEQPMFDPTVFRDAKLQERFKVLMMTQAKKPEGTTPDAESPEEKKPETETPPAEPDPAEAGDSKK; from the coding sequence GTGAAGAAAACAAGTTGGAAGAAGAACCTCGTTTTAATGTCGCTTGCGGCGTTGATGTCGACATCGACAACGAGTGCAAACGAGGAGGCGGGGAAGCCCGTATCGTTGCCGGTGCATGCCGATCAAGCGTTGGCCGCGCTGCAACCGGGATCGGGACCGATTGATCTGAATGCGAAGCCGATTCCCAAGGGATTGGGAGCACTGCTCGGTCAAGCGAGTCGTGGTCCCGCTGCAAGCGTGTTTCCCAAGATCGCTCCCTCCGTTGTTGTGGTACGTGCGGGAGGCGGTTACGGGACGGGATTCATCGTCGATGCCGACGGTTGGATCCTGACCAACAATCACGTCATTGAATCGGCTGGAATCGATATCAACACGGCTAGCCGAATGGCGTACATCCATTTTGGTGACTTGGAAGATGGGATGATGACGTTAAACCAGCAGGCCACTCCGGCACTGGTTTATGCAGCGAGTCCCGAGAAGGACCTGGCGATTCTGAAACTGCTGGCTGTCCCCGAGGGACGCGAACTGAAACCGATCGTGTTCGCGACGAAAAACGCAACTCCTGGAACCGATTGCATCACCATCGGCCATCCGAAGCGAGGCGTGTTTTGGGCTGTGCGAAGCGGTGAAGTTGTCGGTATCGCCAAGTACCCTCACGATATGATCGACACGGTCATGACGCAGATGGTGATGGCGTCCGATGCCAAGCAATCGTTTGCCAATGCGCTCAGCCAAAGCCGACCGCGGAAGGCGTTGCTTTCGACTTGTGGAATTAATCCAGGCGACTCCGGCGGCCCGTTGCTGAACAACGACGGCGAATTGGTCGCGGTGAACTTTGCGATCCCGAAAAGCGAGAAGGACTCACAGGTCAACCTGGACAAATTCAGCTACCACGTGCATCTGGACGAAGTCAAGGAATTCACAGCAAACCGACCTGAAAAGTCGGAAGTCTTCCAACCAAACTATTGGCCCCCCGCCGCGACTAGCGACTTCTTGGACGTGGACGATGACGACGTCTACGAAACCTGGCGTTTTTCAATCGACGATGAAACTCCATTCACCGGAGTTGTCGTCGACTTGGACAGCGACACTCCCGCAAATTTCATCGAGGACTACAAGGCTGGTAAACAGGATCGGAAGCAATTCGAGTGCGAGTTCGCCCTTGCTGTCATCCCCAACAATCGCGTCTTTTACGATCGCGATAACGACGGCGAATTCGACCTGATTTTGACCGACGTCGATGAAAACGGAACCAGCGATCTAACCATTGCTAAAACTATCAACGGATGGGAGAGGCTGGAATTGAACGAACAACCCATGTTCGATCCGACCGTGTTCCGAGACGCCAAACTGCAGGAACGGTTTAAGGTCTTGATGATGACCCAAGCAAAAAAGCCCGAAGGAACGACACCCGACGCAGAGTCGCCGGAAGAAAAGAAGCCGGAAACGGAGACACCGCCAGCCGAACCCGATCCTGCGGAGGCTGGTGATTCCAAGAAGTGA
- a CDS encoding serine/threonine-protein kinase: MLRQEIGKGAHGTVYLAHHVDAPETKVALKVVENRGNLDRLLMEPEILSKLRHPGIVGLLDFFIDNDRLIVALEYLDGRDLKEYAEQHGTFSAAEVREFLRQMASALQHAHAAGILHRDIKPANILVITSDDGQPRDVPRFVLTDFGISRVADGIQVSRNTGGTYQFMAPEQLRGRATTQSDLWALGVVAYQMLTGDLPFVGETVKELASEVFYKTPVPLEEILGNSNDDQLATIIYGLLEKQLSTRTGSPAELLKLLGDESTSSTGELNQGIDHKLTIDDQTNRAIRLATIGCVISAIFWAGPLMIPSTVIVLLGLWLFYTGQRAAFFKQQWGRSLIYTVLGLLTLVLGYLASEAVLPAMLAGLQGGGIQVDAGTLRIGVLGSAIFSLIFVPLTCYLFSRIRYLQRGRDLRRSITENAGDSSMQLKILETMAQERSEDLGVRQKYAETLLANDKVKQAAVEAKLMLDDDPYNMEAGMLLAHSYFELRLYQEAIGVCDSFLAVAGYCFEFRELRDQSANQLGVQS; the protein is encoded by the coding sequence ATGCTTCGGCAAGAAATTGGCAAAGGGGCTCACGGAACGGTCTACCTCGCCCATCACGTCGACGCTCCCGAAACCAAGGTTGCATTAAAAGTGGTTGAAAACCGCGGCAACTTGGATCGTTTGCTGATGGAGCCGGAGATTCTGTCCAAGCTTCGGCATCCGGGAATCGTCGGACTGTTAGATTTTTTCATCGACAACGATCGATTGATTGTCGCACTGGAGTACTTGGATGGGCGAGATTTAAAAGAATACGCCGAGCAGCACGGGACGTTCAGTGCCGCTGAGGTTCGCGAGTTTCTACGCCAAATGGCGTCGGCACTTCAACATGCCCATGCGGCAGGAATCCTGCACCGCGACATCAAGCCTGCGAACATCCTGGTTATCACCTCCGATGACGGGCAACCACGCGATGTCCCACGTTTTGTGTTGACCGACTTTGGGATCAGCCGCGTCGCCGACGGAATTCAAGTTTCACGAAACACCGGCGGCACCTATCAGTTCATGGCTCCGGAGCAGTTGCGTGGACGCGCGACGACCCAATCGGACCTCTGGGCATTGGGGGTGGTGGCCTATCAAATGCTTACTGGCGATTTGCCGTTTGTCGGCGAAACCGTCAAAGAATTGGCGTCGGAAGTCTTTTACAAGACTCCGGTCCCGCTCGAAGAGATACTGGGAAATTCGAACGATGATCAGCTAGCCACAATTATCTACGGGCTGTTGGAAAAGCAATTGTCCACTCGAACTGGATCTCCGGCCGAGCTTTTGAAGCTGCTGGGAGATGAATCGACATCTTCGACCGGCGAACTGAATCAGGGGATTGACCACAAACTGACCATCGACGATCAGACAAACCGCGCGATTCGTTTGGCCACCATTGGTTGCGTGATCAGTGCGATCTTTTGGGCGGGCCCGCTGATGATACCATCGACGGTGATCGTTCTGCTGGGGCTGTGGTTGTTCTATACAGGACAGCGAGCGGCGTTTTTCAAACAACAGTGGGGACGGTCGCTGATCTATACGGTGCTTGGCCTATTGACGCTCGTTCTGGGGTATCTCGCAAGTGAAGCTGTTTTGCCAGCAATGCTTGCTGGACTGCAAGGAGGAGGGATTCAAGTCGACGCCGGCACACTTCGCATCGGAGTGCTGGGATCGGCTATTTTCTCGCTCATTTTTGTCCCACTGACCTGCTACCTCTTTTCACGAATCCGATATTTGCAACGCGGGCGTGACCTGCGGCGGTCGATTACTGAAAACGCAGGCGATTCGAGCATGCAGCTCAAAATTCTGGAAACGATGGCGCAAGAACGAAGCGAAGACCTCGGTGTTCGGCAAAAGTACGCAGAGACACTTCTGGCGAATGACAAAGTAAAACAAGCGGCGGTTGAGGCCAAGTTGATGCTCGATGATGACCCTTACAACATGGAAGCTGGCATGTTGTTGGCACACAGCTATTTCGAACTACGGCTGTACCAGGAAGCCATCGGAGTCTGTGATTCGTTCCTCGCCGTCGCGGGTTACTGTTTCGAGTTTCGCGAACTGCGCGATCAGTCGGCTAACCAACTGGGAGTGCAATCATGA